In one window of Niallia sp. Man26 DNA:
- a CDS encoding DUF2750 domain-containing protein, producing the protein MKLIKQFMLNRPADKRMAYFYGVVATDEQVWLLRNEEDDLLVLEGDEQYSFVLPVWPNRSFAEMESTHLEDPYEAFNMPLSKFIEELLIDVENDGGAAAIFPNQKDASIQTREEIIEMIRNI; encoded by the coding sequence ATGAAGTTAATTAAACAGTTTATGTTAAATCGTCCTGCTGATAAAAGAATGGCCTATTTCTACGGTGTTGTGGCAACAGATGAACAAGTCTGGCTATTGCGTAATGAAGAAGATGACTTATTAGTATTAGAAGGCGATGAACAGTATTCTTTTGTACTGCCAGTCTGGCCAAACAGAAGCTTTGCCGAAATGGAGTCAACCCATTTAGAGGATCCATATGAAGCATTTAACATGCCATTGAGCAAATTCATAGAGGAGCTGCTAATTGATGTGGAAAATGACGGCGGTGCAGCAGCTATCTTTCCAAACCAAAAGGATGCAAGTATTCAAACAAGGGAAGAAATAATAGAAATGATACGTAATATTTAA
- a CDS encoding MarR family transcriptional regulator gives MESEQRFKKLKEFQELFENIFSKTKTQHNFFPKTEYNLSDGHILILTYLYRIKTCTASDITKYLGITSGGGTVLTDTLLKHDLINRQRSASDRRVVELTLTPEGKKIVDRIIESRATAFVELLQDLEETEIDQMLNVFRKLNKKLK, from the coding sequence ATGGAGTCTGAGCAACGATTTAAGAAACTGAAAGAATTTCAGGAGCTGTTTGAAAATATTTTTAGTAAAACGAAAACACAGCATAATTTTTTCCCGAAAACAGAATACAATCTTAGTGATGGTCACATCTTAATTTTGACTTATTTGTACAGAATCAAGACTTGCACAGCATCCGATATTACTAAATATTTAGGGATAACATCAGGTGGGGGAACGGTATTAACTGATACGTTATTAAAGCATGATTTAATCAATCGTCAAAGGTCTGCAAGTGATCGAAGAGTCGTAGAGCTTACTTTAACACCTGAAGGAAAGAAAATTGTTGATCGAATTATTGAAAGCAGAGCAACTGCGTTTGTAGAACTTCTGCAAGATTTAGAGGAAACAGAAATTGATCAAATGTTAAACGTATTTCGTAAATTAAATAAAAAACTAAAATAA
- a CDS encoding antibiotic biosynthesis monooxygenase, whose protein sequence is MFVNQAHFEGEKHNEDKLINKMKKTQEDLSGVEGLHAVEFWKKEKTDTVEYVIVSKWTAKKDFTAWLSREEHVNEHKEMIKQKKQGISEKPVMKKTIVQYETVEVSAL, encoded by the coding sequence ATGTTTGTTAATCAGGCCCATTTTGAAGGGGAGAAGCACAATGAAGATAAATTAATAAACAAGATGAAAAAAACGCAAGAGGACTTGAGTGGTGTAGAAGGATTGCATGCTGTTGAGTTTTGGAAAAAAGAAAAAACCGATACAGTCGAATATGTAATTGTCTCAAAATGGACAGCAAAAAAGGACTTCACAGCATGGTTATCTAGAGAAGAGCATGTTAACGAGCATAAAGAAATGATTAAACAGAAGAAACAAGGCATTAGTGAGAAGCCTGTGATGAAAAAGACGATTGTTCAATACGAAACGGTAGAGGTTTCTGCTTTATAA
- a CDS encoding DUF2798 domain-containing protein — protein sequence MKIHIKYKQLVFAFFMSLSMSVFISFILVSINFGYSSHFLPQWLKMWGQAFICAFFGAYFFPKFIHKIMIKISFVETKVKETKGI from the coding sequence ATGAAGATTCATATAAAATATAAACAGCTTGTATTTGCATTCTTTATGTCGTTAAGTATGAGCGTATTTATTTCTTTTATTCTTGTATCCATTAATTTTGGATACAGCAGTCATTTTCTCCCACAATGGTTAAAAATGTGGGGACAAGCATTCATTTGTGCATTTTTTGGAGCTTACTTCTTCCCAAAATTTATCCATAAGATTATGATAAAAATTAGCTTTGTGGAAACGAAGGTTAAAGAGACAAAAGGGATATAA
- a CDS encoding glycoside-pentoside-hexuronide (GPH):cation symporter: MKNTGSLALKEKLAFGMGAFGKDFVYIFISMYLLYFYTDVLQIPATTAGAILLIVRLVDALFDLPFGFLVDKTRTRWGKLRPYLLFGAVPYGACAAFLFYAPAFSQSGKIFYAFTLYLLISILYSIVSIPHAALNTVMTDNIQERAHLSKYLVMFSGIAAAVAGVITVPIVSLFPNEKSGYFFMGASLGMLAIIFILLCFRGTTEQVTNTDNKSVPLRLALKTVMTNIPFLILCASFLLAQLSLGIRGAAGIYYFIYNVGNANLFSIVSGIGGIIGLVLTFLSPLLALRIGMKKYYILVGAFTVIDFLLIYFTPVSNIPLVLTLNIMAGTLTGLTMFAGWGMLPDAISYSIKRNGLHIEGVYYSLYNFIQKLGTSLAGGLAGFVLAAYGYQTGNAPTPQSLEGILVTSALIPAACALLFSILMVFYNSNKAEAINSQIEGDRSNVL, translated from the coding sequence ATGAAGAATACTGGTTCACTTGCATTAAAAGAAAAGCTTGCTTTTGGCATGGGTGCTTTCGGTAAGGATTTTGTTTATATCTTTATATCGATGTATCTTTTGTACTTTTATACAGATGTACTGCAGATTCCGGCGACAACAGCTGGTGCTATCCTTTTAATCGTTCGCCTTGTAGATGCGCTGTTTGATCTGCCTTTTGGTTTTTTAGTGGATAAAACGAGGACTAGATGGGGAAAGCTGCGACCGTACTTGCTATTTGGAGCGGTTCCTTACGGAGCTTGCGCTGCATTCTTATTCTATGCTCCTGCTTTTTCTCAGTCAGGAAAGATTTTTTATGCTTTCACTTTATATTTATTGATTAGCATTTTATACAGTATTGTCAGCATTCCTCATGCAGCTTTAAACACAGTAATGACAGATAATATTCAAGAAAGAGCACATCTTTCTAAATACTTGGTTATGTTCTCAGGAATCGCTGCAGCTGTAGCAGGAGTTATTACTGTTCCGATTGTTAGTTTGTTTCCAAATGAAAAGAGCGGCTATTTTTTTATGGGAGCATCATTAGGAATGTTAGCGATCATTTTTATTCTACTTTGTTTTAGGGGAACAACAGAACAGGTTACAAATACGGATAACAAATCAGTACCGTTAAGACTTGCACTGAAAACTGTCATGACAAATATTCCATTTTTGATATTATGTGCTTCGTTCCTATTGGCCCAGCTTAGCTTAGGAATTCGCGGTGCTGCCGGTATCTATTACTTTATCTATAATGTAGGCAACGCCAATCTATTCAGTATCGTTTCTGGTATTGGCGGAATTATCGGGTTAGTTTTAACATTCTTGTCTCCATTGCTCGCATTGAGGATAGGCATGAAAAAATATTATATTCTTGTAGGTGCATTTACTGTTATAGATTTTCTCTTGATTTACTTTACACCAGTAAGCAATATTCCACTGGTTTTAACGCTTAATATTATGGCAGGAACATTGACTGGATTAACGATGTTTGCTGGTTGGGGCATGCTTCCAGATGCCATTTCCTATTCTATTAAAAGGAATGGGTTGCATATAGAAGGTGTTTATTATTCTCTTTACAACTTTATTCAAAAGCTGGGAACTTCCCTTGCCGGCGGTCTTGCTGGCTTTGTGTTAGCTGCATATGGCTATCAAACAGGCAATGCGCCAACTCCTCAAAGCTTAGAAGGAATTCTCGTAACATCTGCATTAATACCAGCAGCTTGTGCCCTTCTGTTTTCTATATTAATGGTGTTTTATAACTCCAATAAGGCAGAAGCAATAAACTCACAGATAGAAGGTGACCGTTCCAATGTGTTGTAA
- a CDS encoding alpha-L-rhamnosidase, translating to MKPRFSWTILSSNHNVLQTAYHIIVTDEQGIKVWNSNKVETDQSVWIEYNGSPLQSRTRYSWQVKIWDNHGNETDWSVPQNLEMGLLCKEDWLAAWVEPEQQEAVEEAEITVQDIFSGALKGESLEERTKNLHPPKRLRRLFTINKTVKKARLYMTSHGIYKLELNGRKLENIEFAPDFTAYNVHLQYQTYDVTGYINKGENALGVELADGWYIGRIQLTGHSCQYGNKLGVLLQLEIELEDGTKEIITSDEQFVSSSGPWQYADLFIGESYDARLEQENWSCAEYDAADWTPVKRAEYSLGNLSAQYGPVVKAMEEIAPREIHYEEDGAQIIDFGQVIAGRMRIQMTVPRDTRIIFEHSEVLDENGKFFMNIMGRNKDQTNFYVAKGDDRETYEPSFVFHGFRYVRVTGHPTPIQTEDITAVVLYSDMEMTGNFTCSDERLNRLQQNIQWSQKTNMLSIPTDCPQRERAGWTGDIQVFAPTAAYNMDVSSFLTRWLKDVRLEQFPDGQIANYVPTGKYYVNESKASFGNLSSAGWGDAIIIVPWVLYERYGDTRILEENYTAMTKWLNYVRQTAESEIPDSLKDEQDAVRLNRQKYLWNTGFHFGDWLIPSMKDPIESALKTKELVATCFYANSALLLAKISIILGKKETAAMYEELNQQIRKAFEEEYIDKNGRVSSPTQGIYILALQMNMVSDSKRPLVVNQLIQLIKENGYKLDTGFLSISYLMDVLCKEGEHETAYRLLFQTQCPSWLYEVENGATTIWESWSAIAPDGTVGHMSFNHYAFGCVGDWLYRYIAGINPGEPGYKTSIIEPHTDCGLTSAAAEINTKYGKLSSSWTKTDNLVTLIVEVPANTTATVVLSHKSNIRLNGTVLENDENERLQIQIGSGSYQFDFADNYVPQS from the coding sequence ATGAAACCACGATTTAGCTGGACAATTCTTTCATCTAATCATAATGTTTTGCAAACGGCGTATCACATTATAGTGACAGATGAGCAGGGGATAAAAGTATGGAATTCAAACAAAGTAGAAACGGATCAGTCAGTATGGATTGAATATAATGGCTCTCCCCTCCAGTCTCGAACACGTTACAGCTGGCAAGTTAAGATTTGGGATAATCATGGAAATGAGACAGATTGGAGTGTGCCGCAAAATCTGGAAATGGGTTTATTATGCAAAGAAGATTGGCTGGCAGCATGGGTAGAACCAGAGCAGCAAGAGGCAGTTGAGGAAGCGGAGATTACTGTTCAAGACATATTTTCAGGAGCGTTAAAGGGGGAGAGTCTTGAGGAAAGAACGAAAAATCTTCATCCGCCAAAGCGGTTAAGACGATTGTTTACAATTAATAAGACGGTAAAAAAAGCCCGTCTCTATATGACAAGTCATGGTATTTATAAGCTGGAACTAAACGGGCGGAAACTAGAAAATATTGAATTTGCTCCAGACTTTACAGCATATAATGTTCATTTGCAATATCAGACATACGATGTGACTGGATATATAAACAAAGGGGAAAATGCCCTTGGTGTAGAATTGGCAGATGGCTGGTATATCGGCCGGATTCAGTTAACAGGCCATAGCTGCCAATATGGTAATAAATTAGGTGTGCTGCTCCAATTAGAGATTGAATTAGAGGATGGAACGAAAGAAATTATCACCTCAGATGAACAGTTTGTGTCAAGCTCAGGACCTTGGCAATATGCTGATTTGTTTATAGGCGAAAGCTATGATGCCCGTCTAGAGCAAGAGAATTGGAGCTGTGCAGAGTATGATGCTGCAGACTGGACTCCGGTTAAAAGAGCAGAATATTCCTTGGGAAATCTTTCTGCCCAATATGGTCCTGTTGTAAAAGCAATGGAGGAAATTGCTCCCCGAGAAATACATTATGAAGAGGATGGAGCTCAAATCATTGATTTTGGCCAAGTGATCGCTGGCCGCATGCGTATTCAAATGACTGTTCCTAGAGATACAAGGATAATTTTTGAGCATAGTGAGGTATTAGATGAAAACGGCAAATTTTTTATGAATATTATGGGCAGAAATAAAGATCAAACGAACTTTTATGTGGCAAAAGGGGATGACAGAGAGACATATGAACCAAGCTTTGTGTTCCATGGCTTCCGGTATGTGCGAGTAACTGGTCATCCGACACCTATTCAAACAGAAGATATTACAGCAGTTGTTTTATACAGCGATATGGAGATGACAGGGAACTTCACTTGTTCAGATGAGCGCCTAAATCGCCTGCAGCAAAACATTCAGTGGAGCCAAAAAACAAATATGCTGTCGATCCCGACAGATTGTCCGCAGCGGGAACGGGCTGGATGGACAGGTGATATTCAAGTGTTTGCTCCTACAGCTGCATATAATATGGATGTTTCTTCCTTCCTAACGAGGTGGCTTAAGGATGTTCGTTTAGAACAGTTTCCTGACGGGCAAATTGCTAACTATGTACCAACTGGAAAATATTATGTGAATGAAAGTAAAGCTAGTTTTGGAAATCTTTCAAGTGCAGGCTGGGGAGATGCTATCATTATCGTCCCATGGGTGCTGTATGAAAGATATGGTGATACAAGAATTTTAGAAGAGAATTATACTGCAATGACAAAGTGGTTGAATTATGTTCGGCAAACAGCAGAGTCAGAAATTCCTGACAGTTTAAAGGATGAACAAGATGCTGTTCGCTTAAATCGGCAAAAATATTTATGGAACACAGGCTTCCATTTTGGAGATTGGCTCATACCAAGCATGAAGGATCCAATTGAAAGTGCACTTAAGACAAAAGAACTTGTAGCCACATGCTTTTATGCCAATTCGGCTTTGCTTTTAGCGAAAATTTCCATTATCCTTGGCAAAAAAGAAACAGCAGCTATGTATGAGGAATTAAATCAACAGATTCGAAAAGCCTTTGAAGAAGAGTATATAGATAAGAACGGCAGAGTATCCTCACCTACACAAGGGATCTATATTTTAGCGCTGCAAATGAATATGGTTTCGGATAGTAAACGTCCTCTCGTAGTAAACCAGCTGATTCAATTAATTAAAGAGAATGGATATAAGTTAGACACGGGCTTTTTATCGATTTCATACTTAATGGATGTGTTGTGTAAAGAGGGCGAGCACGAAACAGCTTACCGTTTGCTTTTTCAAACACAATGTCCCTCCTGGTTATATGAGGTGGAAAATGGAGCAACAACGATTTGGGAGTCGTGGTCTGCAATTGCTCCAGACGGAACGGTCGGCCATATGTCCTTTAACCACTATGCTTTTGGCTGTGTAGGGGATTGGTTATATCGTTATATTGCCGGGATTAATCCAGGCGAGCCTGGATATAAAACGAGCATCATTGAACCACATACAGATTGTGGATTAACGTCGGCAGCTGCTGAAATAAATACGAAGTACGGAAAATTAAGCTCCTCTTGGACAAAAACAGACAATTTGGTGACATTGATTGTTGAGGTGCCTGCTAATACGACAGCAACAGTTGTGCTGTCACATAAATCAAATATACGATTAAATGGTACAGTCCTTGAAAATGATGAAAATGAACGTTTACAAATTCAAATTGGCAGCGGTTCTTATCAATTTGATTTTGCTGACAATTATGTTCCCCAATCATGA
- a CDS encoding MurR/RpiR family transcriptional regulator has protein sequence MFDLNSLSPSHCRVGNWIVHNESAVLISTEKDIAKAAGVSIASVSRFWNAVGFKNLKEFKQFLKEKRDVTPAKKLLNTMTDLEYSNLQSHHLNRSIQHLQATLNFFQKETFEQAVSCIRNTNKLFIYAPGPSFGLGELLCYRLRRYGQDVRIIRWLGSEIMEELIHIDEHDSVLLFSFGRLLKEAEVLLKHASQKKCKTIVVSDQSVLEAPVKFDILLYADRGEKNEFHSMIAPLFLMENLIVEIGKSGTSLKNMEQLDLLRKRFKNYLPR, from the coding sequence ATGTTTGACCTAAATTCGTTGTCACCAAGTCATTGCAGAGTTGGAAATTGGATTGTTCACAATGAATCTGCTGTTCTTATTTCTACTGAAAAGGACATAGCAAAGGCAGCCGGTGTTAGTATTGCTTCTGTATCTCGTTTTTGGAATGCAGTCGGCTTTAAAAACTTGAAGGAATTCAAACAATTTTTGAAGGAAAAACGAGATGTTACACCAGCTAAAAAATTGCTGAACACGATGACAGATTTAGAATATTCCAACTTGCAAAGCCATCATTTAAACCGGAGTATTCAGCATCTGCAAGCTACCTTGAATTTTTTCCAAAAAGAGACGTTTGAACAGGCGGTATCTTGCATTCGCAACACTAATAAGTTATTTATCTATGCTCCTGGTCCTTCTTTTGGTTTAGGTGAGCTATTATGCTATCGGCTGCGCCGTTATGGACAGGATGTACGGATTATCCGGTGGCTGGGGAGTGAAATAATGGAGGAGCTTATACACATCGATGAGCATGATTCTGTTCTGCTCTTCAGCTTTGGAAGGCTTTTGAAGGAGGCAGAGGTACTCCTAAAGCATGCTAGTCAAAAAAAATGTAAAACCATTGTTGTCAGTGATCAATCTGTATTGGAAGCTCCTGTAAAGTTTGACATTTTGCTTTATGCAGATAGAGGCGAAAAAAATGAATTCCATTCGATGATTGCCCCTCTTTTTCTGATGGAAAATTTGATTGTGGAAATAGGCAAATCAGGTACATCATTAAAAAATATGGAGCAGCTTGATTTACTTCGTAAAAGATTTAAAAATTATCTGCCTCGTTAA
- a CDS encoding cell division protein FtsQ: MKQKYTLTQSQKMMVFILSMSLYGLSNMITELVPSIYLGPVEFSIEYFAFIPLTLCILFHPLIAGVGAALGEIIFGEIMLGQFGGFGELEKFISFSLAMYIAGIMVKDPRNKRQVGIAAITGVTIHQLISMMVDIGKVWIGVDDFETLPGLAESVVVVEGFSFLNDILFSGILFALLPTLYLVPRLYGKIEPLLGMKPRTPDNSYAITGILHPKLIIPSIVLAMAAFGFEYLSETDLNIFEWEASFSSLSESMLTLISIVVAAIVTVSIIIALLKRSKKERNKAA; the protein is encoded by the coding sequence ATGAAACAAAAGTACACACTTACCCAGTCACAAAAAATGATGGTTTTTATTTTGTCTATGTCACTTTACGGCCTGTCCAACATGATTACTGAACTTGTACCTTCCATTTATTTAGGCCCAGTCGAATTTTCCATTGAGTACTTTGCTTTTATTCCTCTTACATTATGTATCTTGTTTCACCCGCTAATTGCTGGTGTTGGTGCGGCATTAGGAGAGATTATCTTCGGAGAAATAATGCTCGGTCAATTCGGAGGGTTTGGCGAGCTGGAGAAGTTTATCTCTTTTTCTCTAGCCATGTATATAGCTGGAATAATGGTCAAAGATCCAAGAAATAAACGGCAGGTTGGGATTGCTGCGATAACTGGAGTAACTATTCATCAATTAATCAGCATGATGGTTGATATTGGAAAAGTATGGATAGGGGTAGATGATTTTGAAACACTTCCAGGTCTTGCCGAAAGTGTTGTAGTAGTAGAGGGCTTTTCTTTCCTGAATGATATTCTATTTTCCGGAATCTTATTTGCCTTACTGCCAACACTGTATCTTGTCCCGCGCCTTTACGGCAAGATAGAACCATTGCTAGGTATGAAGCCGCGGACGCCTGATAATTCTTATGCTATTACGGGTATCTTGCATCCGAAGTTAATTATTCCTTCTATTGTATTGGCAATGGCTGCATTTGGTTTTGAGTACTTATCAGAAACAGATTTAAACATATTCGAATGGGAGGCATCCTTTTCAAGTTTGTCAGAATCGATGCTAACACTGATTTCCATCGTTGTTGCCGCAATAGTCACTGTTTCTATCATTATTGCTCTTTTAAAACGTTCTAAGAAGGAAAGGAATAAAGCAGCATGA